The Danio aesculapii chromosome 7, fDanAes4.1, whole genome shotgun sequence DNA window AAGGCTGACTGTCTAGCTGTTTAGAAAGTATACACGAATACAAGAACAGTAGAATCAATATGTTGTGTTTGTTTCTGCAGGTTGTTTCTCCGTGTGGTGTTTCCCTTGCTTCGCGTGCATTAcagccagagaccacggagagtGTCTGTGCCTCCCTCTGCTGGACAGTTGCGGTTGTATTCCTCCAATCACGCTCTCCATGAGGGTTTCCACACGACGACGATATGGCATCAAAGTAAGAACGACAGAAAACACttggtttatgaaaataaaaagggacatAGCTTGACGATACTGTTAAAAATGATCTTGTAATCTCTTACGAAAacgtgtttgaaaaaaaaaaactggcctgACTGTGTAATTTACAGTTAAAGTTTCAGTCACTGCCTTACTGTAAGTTTATTAAACCTAACTTTAGTCATTTTGACCAAAACTAAGGTAAGATTTATTTACCTTAAAACATAGTGAAGTTTTGTATACCGTGAAAGAATAAAGCTGAAGTATGATTAAaagtttagttcacccaaagttACCTCATAATTTACTGTCCCTCATGTGGCTTTAagccttaatgagtttctttcttctgttgaaaacaaaaggaggtattttgaaaaatgcttgttGATGGTATctattgacgtccatagtaggaacaaaatgatgtattattaaaaaataatattgaagtCATTGTTTACCATCAACgagcattcttcataatatcttcttttgtgttcaacagaaccgGAACTCAAATAGTTTTTGAATAAGTGACGAATGACTCAATTATGAGAGATTTCATTTTTAACTGTGCCTTTAACTTCAAggtaacaaaaatatgttttatataatttacaGTATATGCTTAAGAGCAAAAAGTTATCATTTTACATGAACACAGTCTGTTTTTGACTCTTGAATTGAAATTCCCCAATAGGAAAACTTGAGGAAAGTAGTTTTATGTGGTTTAACATGATAGCTGCATCACTCTATTATCAAATTCATCACATTACAAAAGTGGTCAAGGACCTTTATTGTGTCTCATAACTTGTCCTCCCGCACATAGGATTCAATCTGCAATGACTGTGTGTACACTTGCTGCTGTGGGCCATGCTCGTGGTGCCAGATTCGACGAGAGATGAAGGCAAGACTCCATCCTGTCACTCTGTTCAACAACAGGCCAAACTAAAGATCACCATCAccctcctcatcttcatcattatcaCTTTCACCGCAAATTCTCTCAGTGCTGCTTGTCCTTATCAGGTCACAGTCCTGTCAgtccaaaaaaaacaaagacttgCTCATTCTGCGGGTGTAATCACTGTTTTTGATCTTCCTCCTACACACACTGACCTGAGATCAGCCTCTCTGGCGTGGCCGTGGAATGTGTTTTACATATTGTTGATGTGCGGCTTTAGTTCAGGATGTGAAGAATTCTGAACAATGGATTTATCCTGTGAAAtgtgcagattttttttatgttgtaatatgttTAACATATCAActctttaattgtattattattattatagattgttgttgattttatttttaaagacacagTGTATACTTTTTTAATCTGAGATGTATCTTTATGACAAATCTCTTAATTATTATTCTCACTGTAAACTAACTGTATAAATCTAGCTGTTATATTGAGCCATTGATATGTGCCATTTGAGGTTTGAtattagaaaatgtttttaatgtgtgtgtgtttatgtgtgtgtgtgtttgtgcagattTGATTTACAAATtgatttgtaaataattgaaTGTAGCAAATATAAATGTTGAGGATCTCAATAAAGCCGATTATAATGGagcttgtgttttgtgttttaacCCAGAAAAATCTATGCACCCTTAAgctttttaagaaaacaaaacaaatatatagcttaGCGATGCTGAATAGATGCTCAACTgaaatatgttaatataatttcagcattattatttttatccattcagaTATTTTACAGCTTAAGGTAAATGGAAATCAAATTAATAttcattataataaatgttattatagagtggcagcacggtggctcgattgttagaactgtcgcctcacagcaaaatggtagctggttcgagtcccagctgggccagttgccatttctgtgtggagtttgtgtgttctctccgtgtttcctctgggtgctctggtttcccccacatattCAAGACGTGCTGTAAttgaattcaataaactaaattggccatagtgtatgagtgtgtgtgaatgagtgtgcatgggtgtttcccagtactgggttgcagctggatagacatccgctgcgtaaaacatatgcttgaatagttggcggttcattccacttttgCGAACTCTGAAATAGAGTCTAAGTCAagggcaaatgaatgaatgaattattacagagattttagtcaccaaatgTTAAATTCTATATCACACTTTTGAGGTCATATATTCACTTTAGTAATTATTTCTAAAAGAAAATGGAAATGCATTGAatgttaaaacaatatatttgttGATGGTGCATTTGTTAGACTTATTTTGACCCTTTTAAGGCCGACATTGAGGCCCTTTTTGCAGAACCACagattaagggccctatcatacacccagcgcaataaggcacaagacgtgtttggcacgaattgttgctattttcagaccaaagcAACCCTAATTTTCTCGCTTTGCGCCACGTTCttaaaatagtaaatccatttgcaccactttgtgcactcatgggtgtgctggacTATAAAGaagtgttaaggcgcattgttggcgcattgctattttgaggaactaaaatagacttttgtgccatgcgctttagactttgcacctagatcgttaaaatagagcccttagagtCAACTTTACACTACAACATCCTCAAAAACTGGCCTATAGTCTAAAAATGACTGAGGTCTGTGGATATCAATCTCCAGAATTACAGAAAAGCTTCATATAACCTAATACCTGGGAAcctatttgtaaacatttatggTGTGTACCTTCTTTtattcattgaaaaaaataaaattcctAATGCTAATGTAAATGCCATAGCAGAGGACATGTATAAGAAGAAGCAGATGAGTTTTTCTGAATGCTGTCTAAACTAATGAATGTTCTTAGTTTTGTCCTTTGTTAGTCAGAAAGACATATATTAATGAAAcgcataacttttttttaataggcTCCTTTTGCAACTCCCCAAGAGGTAAATAGtagtgttttaccatttttagcttagcttagcataaatcattgaatcggattagaccattagcatctcgcttacaAAAAGACCAAAGTTTATGTGCtgtgtattttatttgtgtttgctgGAGCTATGCTACAAcagtaaagttccttgattattatgccgaAATGAGagaatagttcctagccatataaACCTAGAAAATAGGGTCTTTTTTTATTCCATCAGActaagtacacaatgtaactacaaaatatatttaattagcaaatttattgaaactctttggtcatttttaagtaagaggctaatggtctaatccaatttaatgatctatatgctaaattaatcaaaaacacatGACACAGAGATCAGCTcaacagattaaaaatgtaaaaatcaactGTATTACTCTAGAGAAGTCGTTAAATGAGCCTATAAGCAAGAAAaatgtggagtgttcctttaagctatttttcaaGAGGCGTAGTACCATCTAAAAATGCAAAAGCAGCatctacaaatgtatttaaaatcgTAAATGTTACTACTGTAAATATACTCTGTCACTCAGCAGTAGCTATTGAATATATATCCACATTACATTTCAGCAGCCTTAGTTTGCCCTTGTGATTGCACCAGTGAAGCACCAGAATCTGTGGATGTCCGTATGTTTGAGTTGACTTCATgcatttcattagttaatatatcTGTATTTTTCTTGTTGTTTCTGCAGGCTGCTTTGCCGTGTGATGCCCCCTCTGGTTTACTTATTCCACAGCTCTGCCCTGATTGGCTGTTAAATCATCACGTCTTCAGGATCTTTGGCATCCAGGCTTCTGTGAGACATATATAATGTATGGCATACAGGTAACCTATGTCTTGCAGCctaacaaaaaaagtacattgcAGAAGTCTGTGGGTGTTTGGATCTTACCATTACCAATGTCATTTAGTAGTGTAGTGTAGCATAACATTCTTTATATAGCCTGTATGTGTTAAACACAGTAAACAAAAGCCCAAAGATGatgtttggtgaactctgaccagcaaATTTATGACCAATAAATTGTCAACATgacccttacaaaaaataaatgtatgaccAATAGATGGTCAACTTGACCTTTATAAAAATTAACTGTGATGCTTCTAAAGACTAAACCAAAAAGCATGGTTGTTATACTTATACCATGCTAATTGGTAACTACATATCAACCACAGTATTGCAATGCTAATCATAATTCACCATGGTATTTAGTGAGGTGTAACTAAAAACGTTTAAACTGCTGAAACCTAAATTTGCGTAGTTGCAGTAAAGTGTAGTAGACTGCATATTTTTACATTGTGTTAAATTGTGCTTTGAAAAATGATGCCACGGGtcattatatatattgttatgacAGATCATGTTATTGTCATATAACGACAATAGACATTTCAGTGCATGGTCGAGTGTTGTGGGACTGTTTACACAAATTTAAATTTCGCAAACAAGTACACTTAAGTTAGTTTATCTGTAAATATTTCTAGCtatttcacactgtaaaaaaatatatataacaaaaagtCATAACAAcagatgtgtttatttatgttaatgttaatttaacttattttaataaataagattgagatgaaatctcaagaattgggttgtttcagctcattttaaataagtggtttgaacgggcaaaaaaatatatatacttttgagtgtatctgtcattagccagaaataagccgGGGGGGAGTtaatcgagatctacctgagctcaaactcccctttcgccctgcaaacgggaggaagcccagGGCCCGAGGATCTCATTAactcagagctctctcccgggacggcatgccaaacaagctcatcagctaagtgtgaactcttgaaaatgtgTGAAAAAAGATGAAGTTGACAATCGaattgtgttgtgacaacatgaaggaattacatGGAAACCCAGCGTTCTTTACAGTGAACAACAGAATATCAAATGTCTTCACAATTGATTCTGCTATATTCTCTGTGAAGTTGCTTTGATAGTTTGTATTGTACAGTGTGCTAGATATAGGTGAGGAAGTTGACATCTGACTGCATGTAAGTGACATCCTGCAACATGTGGTCTTTGTGCCAAATAGCGATGGAATTAAAAAGATGATTAGCATCAAATAACCTgatcatacactcaaaaaagatttttgatgctttattaaaactactttattaaactgcttattaaaaatgacatcaacacaattcttaatttgggggggggggggacttaattgttttatattcaatccatttATAttcaaagttaacttaatctatttgtgttgggacaacaagaggAAAATGTtctgaacccagcatttttatagtgtacagttgaagtcagaattattagccccctttaaaaaaaaatttttacatttttttaataatatttcacaaatgatgtttaacagagcaagtaaattttcacagtatgcctgataatattatttcttctggagaaagtcttatttgttgtatttcggctagaataaaagcagtttttaattaaaaaaaaaattaaggtcaaaattattagcctctttaagctatatatagtCTATAGTCGATAGTCCCAAGAACAAACCATCggaatacaataacttacctaattaccctaacctgcctagttaacctaattaacctagttaagccttcaaatgtcactttaagctgtttagaagtatcttgaaaaatatctagtcaaatattatttactgtcatcatggcaaagataaaataaatcagttattagaaatgagttattaaaactattatgttaagaaatgtgctgaaaaaatcttctctccgttaaacagaaattggggaaaaaataaacagtggggctaataaatcagggcgctaataattctgacttcaactgaatttCTTTGCGTATCATTTCGTAAAATTGTCAAATGGTGATTTCTGCCATATTAACTATCATGACAACCCAGGCTAACAAGTGGATGACCTCTCAGTGACCTCATCAGATTAACCCAAGGTGGAAACTGGTTGAGATTGACATTTGATGAGTGAATAGATTTTTTTCCTCATGTTATAGGAGTTGGACATTGACACTGGAGACATTTATATCCCTGTCACTATCTTAAATACATGATCACATTATAAAGCTAAAAAGACTTTATTCAGGATAAGGTGGCACCCATAAAATATGAGAAATAATTGAAGTACAATTCTCAGTGAGCTCCAAATATAACATTAGTATTCCCAGAGGCAGACTGTTTTTGTAGCAGGTAATATGAACTATAGAAAGTAACAGAGGAAAAAGGAAGCTGTGGCCTTGTGATAAAGTCCGTGAAGTGAGTCATAGCCTGCATTCGTGGTCACCAATTACACCTGCCTTTGTTGCTGTTGGCAGTTGGCCGTTTCTTTTATACTTCTCACTATACAGCAACCAAACCTAATGTTTGACATCTTTCCAGGATAAATCATCCACAAGTTGTTTGTGCTTTTTTTATGAGATCACGCAGCTTGTTTGGCTTGTTTGGTTAAGATTTCGTCATGCGTCAAAGACATTTGTTAATCTTTTTCAAGCTCTGTTTTCACAAGAAGATTAAGGATACATTGTAAAGGTTATTAGCTGCTGTATTCAGGTGTTTTAAACAATAAACGAAACTGTAAGTTCTGTACACCACTGTTTGAGCTTTGAAATAACACTGAGCGTTTGAACTTTGAACAGTCAGTATAGATCATAGCTGGAAAACAATGTGCTCTACTCAGCCAACTGAACTCTGGAAAGTCTCGCTTCTTAACGGAAACAAGACTTTCACAAGAACGAGAACAAGTAAGACTTTCACAAAGATCATTTTTAAACCTTTCTGTGTTTTAAAGTTTCTGATTATTCGCATTTCTGTGTAACTTTTAAGCTGAATAATTGACATGCGTTTACCTTTAAATCTATCAaatatgtgttttcacattcaTTTAAATGCTAACATACACTTAGCACTGTTAGCATGTAGTTAAACACCTTGCTGCTTGATGGATTTTGtagttgtttttaaattttttatttattttttgacatattatACTAAAAAAAGTACAATACAACACACAACTTTATTGTCAGACTTGCATTTGAATGTTTTCCTTTATAACAGCATGATAAATACTCCTTACAATGAGACAAAGactaatacaaaaaaatgtacacagaCCTTATTCAGCTCCAAGACAGCCTGATGtaaacatgacttttttaattcaCTTCATTAAAACTTGGCACTCTAATTCGATTGTTCATAATTGATGATTCAACACATGACTCGGGTTTGAAATGCCAGCCTTGTGAGGTTCTTGTAATACGAGTACATCATATAATTTCTCGAAAGGCTTTCCTACTATCTTTGAACAGATTTTAATCTGGTTCATCAGCTTTGTTTTTAGACTTATATACCATACAGAAGTATCTGTTACTTAAATTctactcaaagtataagtaaaagtTGTGAAACATATATTATGCAGTGAAACATCTTACATTAGAGATGTTTTCTTCTTAGGGTGTTTCTAAGTGtaagttaaattatttgccattcatagactatacatttaaaatgtgagattCATTTTATGTGAGAACACATAACATGAATGTAGGCGCTGCTGTGAATTGGAGAagtatggtggccgagagagctcaacatgctgcagtttaagaaaacacatgcaattatagaaaacatcaacaaacatcaacatgctgcaaatcctcacaacgcaaacacaaattaataaaacgtgctgcatttccCAAAACgaaaacaatttacgaaaacgttcTGCATTTTCCCGCAATGcaatcaaatgaataaaacgcTCTGCATTTTCTCAGAACACTTGCAAAAAGGAcataacacaatggaaatgtttcaagcgGACACTAAAACATGATGGACACAGCTGTGCTCTGATTATGGCTGCGCCCGAAACCacctgcatttgaatttaaacatactacccAGCCATTagaaaaagtacattctatacagtatgaatgtgagcagtatgaatggaattcagatgtactacatccaccattttggcATAATCACGTGACCTACAGTTGCGCcgattcactcccattcatgaattctctcgcagggcatcatggaatagcgcagcgtgcattggatgcgcacttcagaatctcgccggaagtagtaggccatcagggtacttctcgcatactgtttttctaaTTCTGAGAATTTGGACATACtgctcggctcacatactgtttttagcgtactatgtagtatggaagtatgcgattttggacacagcctAGTGCTCAATGAAGTTGTAGGTGAtttttgaaaggtgagtttttttttttgttttgttttttttttatcctgattcccttgtcttttgtatgtTATTAGACTAattaaccataacctaaatagccaggtCCGTCACGTTTTAGAGTCCCATAGAAACATTTCTATTGTTTTctgtgctatttgaaagtgttgtgagaaaatgtattgtgttttcgtaaattgtttgtattgtgagaaaatgaagcacgtttttaaaaatgtgtttgtgttgtgaagatttgcagcacatgtgctgtcaaacagatgaagatcttctCTTAATTTGCTGGTGCTTTTCGtaattgcatttgttttcttaaattgcagtacATTAAGCTCCCTTGGCCACTGTAAGAAGAGACAAACCAGGAGAAATTTGGggtattttcaaagcagaatcctttaattaGAACTCACCGTTGCTGTGTCGTTCATTGAAAAATCTTAACTACTGCAGTTGGGACTCAGTTAAGTACACAGTTTATTGGGAAGTgctctgaaaactagactgacacaatttcaatttactaaaactttgatgttaagctgctttggcacaatcaaCATTGAAAAgcgatatactgtaaaaataaagataaactgatttgaattgaattgcttAATGGTAAAAACAACTACTAAAAACTGGCATTACAGATCTAGTAGAAAAACC harbors:
- the ponzr4 gene encoding plac8 onzin related protein 4, with the translated sequence MASKMVIQQPKPLVVAAASDQWSTSICECDSVNECCFSVWCFPCFACITARDHGECLCLPLLDSCGCIPPITLSMRVSTRRRYGIKDSICNDCVYTCCCGPCSWCQIRREMKARLHPVTLFNNRPN